A single genomic interval of Vibrio maritimus harbors:
- a CDS encoding fructose-6-phosphate aldolase: MIELYLDTADVNETARFNQCFPLKGITTNPTIVAKSGTGLTETLKAMSDVLGKEARFHAQVVSKDVAGMVAEAKMLNELPYDMVVKVPATEKGLAAIKLMKKEGIQVLATAIYTAQQGFMAALCGADYLAPYVNRIDAMNGDGVAVVRDIQTLIEKNGLPAKILAASFKNVQQAMDVMKLGIGAITLPVDVAAQMFSHPAIEPAVEQFDKDWSGAFGGKLSFES; the protein is encoded by the coding sequence ATGATTGAACTCTATTTAGATACAGCCGATGTAAATGAAACCGCTCGCTTTAACCAGTGTTTCCCATTAAAAGGTATTACAACCAACCCGACTATCGTTGCGAAATCAGGTACGGGTCTCACCGAGACGCTAAAGGCAATGTCTGACGTTTTAGGTAAAGAAGCTCGCTTTCATGCACAAGTCGTTAGTAAAGATGTCGCTGGCATGGTAGCAGAGGCAAAGATGCTTAATGAACTTCCTTACGATATGGTCGTGAAGGTACCGGCGACAGAGAAGGGTCTCGCTGCGATTAAGCTAATGAAAAAAGAAGGTATTCAGGTTCTCGCTACCGCGATTTACACCGCTCAACAAGGATTTATGGCCGCGCTATGTGGCGCTGATTATTTGGCACCTTATGTGAACCGTATCGATGCGATGAATGGTGACGGTGTGGCGGTTGTTCGTGATATCCAAACACTGATCGAGAAAAATGGTTTGCCAGCAAAAATTTTGGCAGCGAGTTTCAAGAATGTTCAACAAGCGATGGATGTTATGAAGCTAGGGATTGGTGCTATTACCTTGCCAGTAGATGTTGCAGCGCAGATGTTCTCTCATCCAGCGATTGAACCAGCGGTTGAACAGTTTGATAAGGATTGGAGTGGGGCGTTTGGGGGTAAGCTTTCATTTGAAAGTTAA
- a CDS encoding glycyl-radical enzyme activating protein has product MYFNIQRFSTHDGDGIRSILFLKGCSLACPWCQNPESRSPKHSLLFDERSCLEQCTSCVDVCPSIEKTKDTITINRQKLDEAQIIALKNVCPTQALSVCGEEAQEGVLIDTLMKDKPFYDQSGGGVTFSGGEPLMQSDLVTSIATELQQQGVNTAIETCMHVPWKNVEQAAPHIDCWLADLKHTNEQKFLEWAQGSLKRIKANFQKLAPIAKRIVIRVPVVPGFNDTEAELADIIDFAASLESCNEIHLLPYHTLGINKYRLLDMPYLCADKPLNNPELLEYAQQHAKQYSHMNVIVRG; this is encoded by the coding sequence ATGTACTTCAACATACAAAGATTTTCAACTCACGATGGCGATGGCATTCGCAGCATCCTTTTTTTAAAGGGCTGCAGCTTGGCGTGTCCATGGTGTCAGAACCCTGAAAGTCGTAGCCCAAAGCACTCGTTACTATTCGATGAGCGCAGTTGCCTCGAGCAATGTACATCCTGTGTCGATGTTTGCCCTTCAATTGAAAAAACGAAAGACACCATCACTATCAACAGACAGAAACTGGATGAAGCGCAGATCATCGCGCTGAAAAATGTCTGTCCGACACAAGCGCTAAGCGTCTGCGGCGAAGAAGCGCAAGAAGGTGTGCTCATTGACACGCTGATGAAAGACAAGCCGTTCTACGATCAAAGCGGTGGAGGCGTAACGTTTTCAGGTGGTGAGCCTTTAATGCAATCGGATCTGGTGACGTCAATCGCAACCGAATTGCAGCAACAAGGTGTCAATACTGCTATCGAAACCTGCATGCATGTGCCATGGAAAAATGTTGAACAAGCTGCGCCTCACATTGATTGCTGGCTAGCAGATCTTAAACACACTAATGAACAGAAGTTTCTCGAGTGGGCACAAGGCTCTTTGAAACGAATCAAAGCCAACTTTCAAAAGCTCGCTCCAATCGCTAAACGCATTGTCATTCGTGTCCCTGTAGTACCGGGATTTAACGATACCGAAGCTGAGCTTGCTGACATTATCGACTTTGCCGCTTCACTTGAAAGCTGCAACGAAATTCACCTGTTGCCCTACCACACCTTGGGCATCAACAAATACCGTCTGCTTGATATGCCTTACTTATGTGCAGACAAACCACTGAACAACCCTGAACTGCTTGAATACGCGCAACAGCACGCTAAGCAGTATTCGCATATGAACGTGATCGTACGAGGTTAA
- a CDS encoding formate C-acetyltransferase/glycerol dehydratase family glycyl radical enzyme — protein MELNYLPKRIQDHKKALVNIVTPPICTERAVAYTKAYRENEDKPVIVQRALALEEHLRTRTIWIDNDELIVGNQASKLRAAPIFPEYTVRWIEAEIDDLADRPGAGFAVTEEDKEVIHSLTPYWRGKTVQDRCYGMFTQEQQAILATTIIKAEGNMTSGDAHLAVDNEKILALGLDGLITEVDDFRQSNDISTYEGLKKEQFYKSVDIVLRAIQQHILRFAELASEMAKNEQNTKRKAELETISANCEHIAYHAPTSFWQALQLSYFVQLMLQIESNGHSVSFGRMDQYLNDYYVNDIYNGTLELGFALELLQSCWLKLLEVNKIRSGAHSKASAGSPLYQNVCIGGQRLDNQGNPVDAVNPLSWAILESCGQLRSTQPNLSVRYHEGLDQEFLMGCIEVIKCGFGMPAFNNDEIVIPEFIKLGVEREDAYNYASIGCIETAVPGKWGYRCTGMSFINFARILLAALNEGKDATTGECFLPHDKSLAKGNFAGMDEVMASWADQVRYYARKSIEIDTVVDSVLENQAQDIFCSSLVDNCLPSGKTVKEGGAKYDWVSGLQVGIANLGNSLAAIKHLVFEDKQISQPELAKALEENFEGSEQEQLRQRILNFAPKYGNDDDSVDLLLAEAYSVYIDELNNFVNTRHGRGPIGGGYYAGTSSISANVPFGASTMATPDGRKATTPLAEGASPSSGSDRLGPTAVYNSVGKIQADKILGGVLLNQKLSPAAVASESDKLKLSMLIRTFFNHHKGWHVQYNIVSRDTLLAAKRNPEQYRDLVVRVAGYSAFFTALSPDAQDDIIARTEHEL, from the coding sequence ATGGAACTCAACTATTTACCAAAGCGTATTCAAGACCATAAGAAAGCACTAGTGAACATTGTCACGCCACCAATCTGTACTGAGCGTGCCGTTGCTTACACAAAAGCTTATCGTGAAAACGAAGATAAGCCGGTAATCGTTCAGCGCGCTCTTGCGCTCGAAGAACACCTTAGAACGCGTACCATCTGGATTGATAATGACGAGCTAATTGTCGGTAACCAGGCAAGTAAGCTTCGCGCTGCTCCTATCTTCCCAGAGTACACTGTGCGTTGGATTGAAGCTGAGATTGATGATTTAGCGGATCGCCCAGGTGCCGGCTTTGCGGTAACAGAAGAAGACAAAGAAGTTATTCACTCGCTCACTCCCTACTGGCGTGGTAAGACAGTGCAAGATCGCTGTTACGGTATGTTCACACAAGAGCAGCAAGCCATTCTTGCGACCACGATTATCAAGGCGGAAGGCAACATGACCTCCGGTGATGCACACTTAGCGGTCGACAATGAAAAGATCCTTGCGCTCGGTCTTGATGGACTCATTACAGAAGTTGACGACTTCCGTCAAAGCAATGATATTTCAACCTACGAAGGGCTTAAAAAAGAGCAATTTTATAAGTCGGTCGACATCGTTCTGCGTGCTATTCAACAGCATATCCTGCGCTTTGCTGAGTTAGCCTCTGAGATGGCAAAGAATGAGCAAAATACGAAACGCAAAGCCGAGTTAGAAACCATCTCTGCAAACTGTGAACATATTGCTTATCACGCGCCAACGAGCTTCTGGCAGGCCCTTCAGCTCAGTTATTTTGTTCAGCTTATGCTGCAAATTGAGTCGAACGGTCACTCGGTGTCGTTTGGGCGTATGGACCAATACCTAAACGACTACTACGTAAATGATATCTACAACGGTACTTTGGAACTTGGGTTTGCGCTTGAGCTACTGCAAAGCTGTTGGCTCAAGCTTCTCGAGGTCAACAAAATCCGCTCTGGTGCTCACTCAAAAGCGTCAGCAGGCTCTCCGCTTTATCAAAACGTCTGTATTGGTGGCCAAAGGCTTGATAACCAAGGTAACCCGGTAGATGCGGTAAACCCGCTATCTTGGGCAATACTGGAGTCTTGTGGGCAGCTTCGTTCCACTCAACCAAACCTAAGCGTTAGATACCACGAAGGACTAGACCAAGAATTTTTGATGGGCTGTATCGAAGTCATCAAGTGTGGTTTTGGTATGCCAGCCTTCAATAATGATGAGATTGTGATTCCGGAGTTCATCAAGCTTGGTGTCGAGCGTGAAGATGCCTACAACTATGCCTCAATTGGTTGTATCGAGACAGCTGTACCTGGTAAATGGGGCTATCGCTGTACAGGTATGAGCTTTATCAACTTTGCTCGGATCTTGTTAGCCGCTCTAAATGAAGGCAAAGACGCGACAACCGGCGAGTGCTTCCTGCCACACGACAAATCTCTGGCGAAGGGTAACTTTGCTGGTATGGATGAAGTCATGGCATCGTGGGCAGACCAAGTTCGCTACTACGCAAGAAAATCGATTGAGATCGACACGGTAGTGGATAGCGTCCTAGAGAATCAAGCGCAAGATATTTTCTGCTCATCGTTAGTAGACAACTGTCTGCCGAGCGGCAAAACGGTGAAAGAAGGCGGTGCCAAGTATGACTGGGTATCTGGCCTGCAAGTCGGTATCGCCAACCTAGGGAACAGCCTTGCGGCTATCAAGCACTTGGTATTTGAAGACAAACAAATCAGCCAACCTGAGCTAGCAAAAGCACTAGAAGAAAACTTCGAGGGCTCTGAGCAAGAACAGCTTCGTCAACGTATCCTTAACTTCGCTCCAAAATACGGCAACGATGATGACTCCGTTGACCTTCTACTCGCTGAGGCATACAGCGTGTATATCGATGAGTTGAACAACTTCGTCAATACTCGTCACGGTCGCGGTCCAATCGGCGGTGGGTACTACGCGGGCACGTCTAGTATCTCGGCAAACGTTCCGTTTGGGGCTTCAACTATGGCAACGCCGGACGGGCGAAAGGCAACAACACCTCTAGCTGAAGGCGCAAGCCCATCTTCGGGCTCTGATCGCTTAGGTCCGACTGCGGTATACAACTCTGTCGGTAAGATCCAAGCTGACAAGATTTTGGGTGGTGTACTGCTTAATCAGAAACTATCACCAGCAGCCGTGGCGTCTGAAAGCGACAAACTCAAGCTATCCATGTTGATTCGTACATTCTTCAACCACCATAAAGGTTGGCACGTGCAGTACAACATTGTGTCTAGAGACACCTTGCTCGCGGCGAAACGTAACCCTGAGCAATACCGTGACTTGGTGGTACGTGTAGCGGGGTACTCTGCCTTCTTCACGGCGCTTTCACCGGACGCCCAAGACGACATTATTGCGCGTACTGAGCACGAACTCTGA
- a CDS encoding DNA-binding transcriptional regulator YciT, with translation MNSRQSEILNLVNDRTRVQVSELSELTGVSGVTIRQDLNFLEKNGYLKRVHGAAVALQSDDIESRLEVHFDIKQQLANKAADLVTPNETVLIEGGSANALLARTLAERGDVTIITPSAYIAHLIRHTSANIILLGGVYQHQGESLVGPLTKLCIENIHFSTAFLGIDGFDIDTGFTSRDMMRADIASTILAKKRRNVVLTDSSKFGQIFPSSIGSTNEISVLITDEAAPQDMLEHLKSKGVEVFVG, from the coding sequence ATGAACTCCAGACAATCTGAAATCCTTAACCTCGTCAACGACAGAACCAGAGTGCAAGTCAGCGAGCTTTCTGAACTGACAGGTGTGTCTGGCGTCACTATTCGTCAAGACCTTAATTTCTTGGAGAAAAACGGTTACCTCAAACGCGTTCATGGCGCCGCAGTCGCGCTGCAAAGTGATGATATTGAATCTCGTCTTGAGGTGCACTTCGATATCAAGCAGCAACTCGCGAATAAAGCGGCGGATCTTGTAACGCCAAACGAAACCGTGCTGATTGAAGGTGGCAGTGCTAATGCTCTGTTGGCGAGAACGCTCGCCGAGCGTGGTGATGTCACCATTATCACGCCATCAGCTTATATCGCTCATTTAATCCGCCACACGTCTGCCAACATCATTTTATTGGGTGGGGTATATCAGCATCAAGGGGAGAGCTTGGTGGGACCGCTGACCAAGCTTTGCATTGAGAATATCCACTTCAGTACCGCATTCTTAGGAATTGACGGCTTTGACATCGATACTGGCTTTACCAGTCGAGATATGATGCGCGCCGATATCGCTAGTACCATACTTGCCAAGAAGCGTCGTAATGTTGTACTTACTGATTCAAGTAAATTTGGTCAGATATTCCCCTCCTCAATCGGCAGCACCAACGAAATTTCTGTGCTCATTACAGATGAGGCTGCGCCTCAAGACATGCTCGAACACTTGAAATCTAAAGGTGTTGAAGTCTTTGTCGGCTAG
- a CDS encoding flavin reductase family protein, whose product MHVTHQDILNLEDRYRANFVNSLSGFKSANLIGTADHEGNTNLAIVSSVFHLGANPPLIGMISRPHSVARDTLENIQSVGEYTINHVNNDIWKRAHQTSARYPREVSEFEAVGLTPEWQEGVRAPFVAESRLKYSLALKSSQTIDLNGVVLLIGEITNLHVEREAIAEGGYIDIESLGSVAVSGLDNYHVTDSLGRLTYAKPHTKPEIFG is encoded by the coding sequence ATGCATGTTACTCATCAAGATATACTTAATTTAGAAGACCGCTATAGAGCTAACTTCGTTAATAGCTTATCAGGCTTTAAAAGTGCCAATCTCATAGGCACTGCAGATCATGAAGGGAACACCAATTTAGCCATTGTGAGTTCGGTATTTCATTTGGGTGCTAACCCTCCATTAATCGGAATGATTTCAAGACCCCACTCAGTCGCTAGAGATACGCTAGAGAACATTCAGTCAGTGGGTGAGTACACAATCAATCACGTTAACAATGATATCTGGAAGCGAGCGCACCAGACGTCGGCACGCTACCCAAGAGAAGTTTCTGAATTTGAGGCGGTCGGATTAACACCTGAATGGCAAGAGGGTGTGCGTGCCCCTTTTGTTGCCGAGAGTCGGTTAAAGTATTCGCTTGCGCTAAAGAGCAGTCAAACTATCGACCTAAACGGTGTCGTATTGCTGATTGGAGAGATCACTAACCTGCATGTCGAGCGAGAGGCAATCGCTGAAGGCGGTTATATCGATATTGAATCACTAGGCAGTGTCGCTGTATCAGGTCTGGACAACTACCATGTGACAGACAGTTTGGGGAGGCTCACTTATGCCAAACCTCACACTAAACCAGAAATATTTGGCTAG
- a CDS encoding LysR family transcriptional regulator: MKTLEQELSRIDLNLLVSLSVLIKERNVSRAAEKLYLSQPAMSRTLARLRDLFDDPLFYRESNGLQPTAKTLELEASLDSILLSIDTLLNGLSFSPLECERAFRLSVPPLMSRFLTAPLARALKDVAPKVTLEEYPSSREPIQLLKDGQVDFSIHVEEPPQSDEYQFQKIGSTYPVIYGSRTHPLTQHTDITIEDCLNYQFVDLSLDVRSNHNYLNPIDVELARQGQSRTIALKSGQLSTLLDSLTGTDRLMISSHALADDLLNHEDLQVIKAFNRDDYYVGLYLIEHRKTESSPAHRWFKQLVVDSLSERISTT; encoded by the coding sequence ATGAAAACCCTTGAACAAGAACTGTCTCGAATTGACTTAAACTTACTCGTCTCCCTTAGTGTGCTAATTAAAGAGCGCAACGTCTCTCGTGCTGCTGAGAAGCTTTATTTGTCTCAACCAGCAATGAGCCGAACGCTTGCCAGACTCAGAGATCTGTTTGACGATCCACTGTTCTACCGTGAATCCAATGGATTGCAGCCCACAGCGAAGACACTTGAGCTTGAAGCATCGCTGGATAGTATTCTGCTCTCTATAGACACCTTATTGAATGGGCTCAGTTTCTCCCCTCTCGAATGTGAACGTGCTTTTCGTTTATCCGTTCCCCCATTGATGAGTCGATTTCTAACCGCGCCTTTAGCTAGGGCGCTTAAAGACGTTGCACCTAAGGTCACGTTAGAAGAGTACCCCTCATCACGCGAACCGATTCAATTGCTGAAAGATGGACAGGTCGACTTTTCGATTCATGTTGAAGAGCCACCTCAAAGTGATGAGTATCAATTCCAAAAGATCGGTAGTACCTACCCTGTTATCTATGGCTCTCGAACTCATCCTTTAACGCAACATACCGATATCACCATAGAAGACTGCCTTAACTATCAATTTGTCGATCTATCCCTGGATGTTCGCTCTAATCACAATTACCTAAACCCAATCGATGTAGAGTTAGCTAGACAAGGTCAGAGTCGCACCATAGCTCTGAAGTCCGGACAGCTTTCCACGCTTTTGGATTCTCTCACAGGTACGGACCGATTAATGATTTCAAGCCATGCGTTAGCGGACGACCTACTTAACCACGAAGATCTGCAAGTGATTAAGGCATTTAATCGTGACGACTACTATGTCGGCTTGTATCTGATTGAACACCGCAAAACGGAAAGTAGCCCAGCTCATCGTTGGTTTAAGCAGCTTGTCGTCGATTCATTGTCCGAGAGAATTTCAACTACTTAA
- a CDS encoding DUF1254 domain-containing protein — protein sequence MTFKKSLITCSTLGLGFALTACSTTSTETANQTSSTIEITEQNYAHAETARNYRNWVALGANQHITHMRNLPPRGKDAPTVQMNDDTLYSVAVVEAVDGMVTFEIPESDVYMAVQVVNEGGHGEHYVVGEGSYTAAIETDYAFLIYRTGTEKGLEAARTAQDKIETDTLNFGTYEVKNYDYQEVEAWTSTLTAETQGQVFAYTFPRTSKEVTDLHQWNLENANGWGGSSPEVNVANLYTNSVMLDAEQCQTTTFEEPESKYFTSITPYDESRYLIAGANHISSNDWVTNGDGTVTVSFNCGSNAINNIDTNGQDFSFTVRYYGVSQKVMNGEIAPEKTVIKS from the coding sequence ATGACTTTCAAGAAATCACTCATTACTTGTTCAACCCTTGGCCTTGGTTTTGCGCTCACCGCTTGCAGCACAACATCCACCGAGACTGCAAATCAAACCTCTAGCACTATAGAGATCACTGAGCAAAATTACGCTCATGCGGAAACCGCTCGTAACTATCGCAACTGGGTAGCGCTTGGTGCAAACCAACACATCACGCACATGCGTAACCTGCCTCCGAGAGGTAAAGACGCACCAACAGTCCAGATGAATGACGACACCTTATACTCTGTTGCAGTCGTTGAGGCAGTGGACGGAATGGTGACATTTGAGATTCCAGAATCTGACGTTTATATGGCGGTGCAGGTTGTGAACGAAGGCGGTCACGGTGAACATTACGTCGTTGGTGAGGGTTCATATACCGCGGCGATTGAAACAGATTATGCATTTCTCATCTATCGTACAGGCACAGAAAAAGGGCTAGAAGCAGCACGCACAGCTCAAGATAAGATCGAAACAGATACACTCAATTTCGGCACTTATGAAGTGAAAAACTACGACTATCAAGAAGTCGAAGCGTGGACGTCTACCCTCACTGCCGAAACACAGGGACAAGTATTTGCTTATACCTTCCCTCGCACCTCTAAAGAAGTGACGGATTTGCATCAGTGGAACTTGGAGAACGCCAATGGCTGGGGCGGTTCATCGCCAGAGGTTAATGTCGCGAACCTGTACACCAACTCTGTCATGCTTGACGCGGAACAGTGCCAAACTACAACGTTTGAGGAACCCGAGTCAAAATACTTTACCTCGATAACACCTTACGATGAGTCTCGTTACCTTATTGCTGGGGCTAACCATATCTCATCAAACGATTGGGTAACGAATGGCGACGGCACGGTCACTGTGTCTTTTAACTGTGGCTCGAATGCCATCAACAACATAGATACCAACGGACAAGATTTCTCATTTACGGTGCGCTATTACGGAGTGAGCCAGAAGGTAATGAACGGTGAAATTGCTCCAGAGAAAACCGTTATCAAATCATAG
- a CDS encoding helix-turn-helix transcriptional regulator — MFPVVYSDYATSILSHLKQQGIDVSDMVAASGLPSDYQQTESTFLPLRALFRLLELTYQELGEEKGTSIIRRVLRTQIVPALLAELNNCETVEQAVRNLILLIQAQIPQSQISLSRYGENFIFTRYKANTGEDSAFIWSEVFSLWTMVELIQAVTQSKWLPKQVHIQSQSCSDVIGCFPHQIQFIQARETSGVVIESAMLSQPVSISNTQRDEDEEDYGMHYNVISQTYSALRPYVLELKFDLERAAQIIEVSKRTLQRRLSQHGITFRQLRDNLIADIALEQLQKGEAVSRVAVNVGFASVSQFSRSFKRITGLAPSRIALRHI, encoded by the coding sequence ATGTTCCCAGTCGTTTATAGTGATTATGCCACCAGCATTCTGTCACACTTAAAACAGCAAGGTATTGATGTTAGCGATATGGTCGCGGCTTCTGGTCTTCCTAGTGATTATCAGCAGACAGAATCTACATTCTTGCCACTACGTGCACTATTTAGGTTGCTAGAATTGACCTATCAAGAACTAGGAGAAGAGAAAGGAACCTCAATCATTCGACGGGTACTACGCACTCAAATTGTCCCAGCACTCCTTGCTGAGCTAAATAATTGCGAAACTGTTGAGCAGGCAGTACGCAATCTTATTCTGTTAATTCAAGCTCAAATACCACAGTCACAGATATCATTGAGCCGGTATGGAGAAAATTTCATCTTCACGCGCTACAAAGCAAACACAGGTGAGGACTCAGCGTTTATTTGGTCAGAAGTTTTCTCATTATGGACTATGGTCGAACTCATTCAGGCTGTCACTCAATCAAAGTGGCTTCCCAAACAAGTGCACATTCAATCGCAATCTTGCAGTGATGTGATTGGGTGTTTCCCCCACCAAATTCAATTTATTCAGGCACGTGAGACGTCTGGTGTGGTCATTGAATCAGCAATGCTATCGCAACCTGTGTCTATCTCAAATACGCAAAGGGACGAGGATGAAGAAGACTACGGTATGCACTACAACGTCATCAGTCAAACCTACAGCGCCCTTCGACCTTATGTCCTTGAGCTTAAGTTTGACTTAGAGCGAGCAGCTCAGATTATCGAGGTGAGTAAGCGCACACTGCAAAGGCGCTTGAGTCAGCATGGCATCACTTTTCGACAGCTAAGAGATAACCTCATTGCTGACATTGCACTAGAGCAGTTACAAAAGGGTGAAGCGGTTTCGAGGGTAGCGGTCAATGTTGGATTTGCCAGCGTATCTCAGTTCTCAAGGTCGTTTAAGCGCATTACAGGACTGGCACCATCACGCATTGCACTTCGCCATATCTAG
- a CDS encoding PTS sugar transporter subunit IIB: MKKIMVVCGNGLGTSLMMEMAVKEVVGKIGLDAEVDHEDLSSAASSTADIWVAATDVANQLADAGKENIVSLANIFDKASIEEQLKKFM, translated from the coding sequence ATGAAAAAGATTATGGTTGTATGCGGAAATGGTCTTGGTACTTCACTAATGATGGAAATGGCCGTTAAGGAAGTAGTAGGTAAAATTGGTCTGGATGCCGAAGTTGATCATGAAGATCTATCATCTGCAGCGTCAAGTACTGCTGATATTTGGGTTGCTGCGACTGACGTTGCTAACCAATTAGCTGACGCTGGTAAAGAGAACATTGTTAGCCTTGCGAATATTTTTGATAAAGCTTCTATCGAAGAACAATTGAAAAAATTCATGTAA
- a CDS encoding PTS ascorbate transporter subunit IIC: protein MQNFFEFMLGLLKEPAIMVGLIAFVGLIAQKADVSTILKGTIKTVMGFLILGFGAGALVGALNNFSTVFTEAFGVSGVIPNNEAIVALAQEAFGYEMALIMFFAFLVNILLARFTPLKFIFLTGHHTMFMSMLVAVILSTAEIQGAALVAMGSIIVGSLMVIMPALAQKYTVKVMGTDQLAMGHFSTFSYLIAGYVGSKFGDPSKSTEEINVPKSLMFLRDTPVAVATTMAIFFMIASIFAGGEFVESVSGGQNWVVFTFMQSLVFAGGVYIVLQGVKMLIAEIVPAFKGISDKLVPGAKPALDCPMVFPVAPNAVLIGFLSSFAAGLVSMGIQGAFDWTIIVAGVVPHFFVGGAAGVYGNAMGGLRGAILGAFVQGLCISFLPMLLLPVLGGLGLEATTFADFDFGVVGLILGWIVQ from the coding sequence ATGCAAAATTTCTTCGAGTTTATGCTGGGCTTATTAAAAGAGCCCGCAATCATGGTAGGTCTTATAGCTTTCGTGGGCTTAATTGCCCAGAAAGCTGACGTATCGACTATTCTTAAAGGCACAATTAAAACCGTAATGGGTTTCCTAATTTTAGGTTTTGGTGCTGGCGCTCTTGTTGGCGCACTAAATAATTTCTCAACTGTATTTACAGAAGCATTTGGCGTAAGTGGTGTTATTCCAAATAACGAAGCAATTGTTGCTCTAGCACAAGAAGCTTTCGGTTATGAAATGGCATTAATTATGTTCTTCGCATTCTTGGTTAATATTCTTTTGGCTCGTTTCACGCCATTGAAGTTTATTTTCCTTACAGGTCACCACACCATGTTCATGTCAATGTTGGTGGCGGTAATCCTATCTACTGCGGAGATCCAAGGTGCAGCATTAGTTGCAATGGGTTCAATTATCGTTGGTTCTCTAATGGTAATCATGCCTGCTCTTGCACAAAAATATACCGTGAAAGTAATGGGTACTGACCAGCTTGCTATGGGTCACTTCTCAACGTTTTCATATTTAATCGCAGGCTATGTGGGCAGCAAATTTGGTGACCCATCAAAATCAACAGAAGAGATCAACGTACCTAAGAGCCTAATGTTCTTACGTGATACGCCAGTTGCAGTTGCAACAACAATGGCAATCTTCTTTATGATTGCATCTATCTTCGCTGGCGGTGAGTTCGTAGAAAGCGTATCTGGCGGTCAGAACTGGGTAGTATTTACCTTCATGCAATCTCTGGTATTCGCAGGTGGTGTTTACATCGTTCTTCAAGGTGTGAAAATGTTGATTGCGGAAATCGTTCCAGCATTTAAAGGCATCTCTGACAAGCTTGTACCAGGTGCGAAGCCAGCTCTAGATTGTCCTATGGTGTTCCCAGTAGCGCCTAACGCGGTATTGATTGGTTTCCTATCTTCATTCGCTGCAGGCCTAGTATCTATGGGTATCCAAGGTGCTTTTGACTGGACAATCATCGTAGCAGGTGTTGTACCTCACTTCTTCGTAGGTGGTGCTGCAGGTGTTTATGGTAACGCGATGGGTGGTCTACGCGGTGCAATCCTTGGTGCATTTGTTCAAGGTCTATGTATCTCGTTCCTACCGATGCTACTACTACCAGTTCTAGGTGGACTTGGTCTTGAAGCAACAACATTTGCTGACTTCGACTTCGGTGTAGTTGGTCTGATTCTAGGTTGGATTGTTCAATGA
- a CDS encoding PTS sugar transporter subunit IIA: MSIFNLIGDNGIVICNEENLSVDAALDITCSKLLEQGKVEASYLEAIKAKHKEIGAYYVLAPKIAMPHARPEDGVNEAALQVTVFKNGVDLESEDNGDVYFSITLAAMDSDSHIQTIMALAELFQNDDDVEAIIAAESEAAIIEILKKY; this comes from the coding sequence ATGAGTATTTTTAATCTAATTGGCGATAACGGCATTGTTATCTGTAACGAAGAAAACTTGTCTGTCGACGCTGCACTCGACATCACCTGCTCAAAGCTATTAGAGCAAGGTAAAGTAGAAGCTAGCTACCTTGAAGCAATCAAGGCGAAGCATAAAGAAATCGGTGCGTACTACGTACTGGCTCCTAAAATTGCAATGCCACACGCTCGTCCAGAAGACGGTGTTAACGAAGCAGCGCTTCAGGTAACAGTATTCAAAAATGGTGTCGATTTAGAATCAGAAGATAACGGTGACGTTTACTTCTCAATCACACTGGCGGCAATGGATTCAGACAGCCACATTCAAACCATTATGGCGTTAGCTGAACTGTTCCAAAACGATGATGACGTTGAAGCCATTATCGCTGCTGAGAGTGAAGCTGCAATCATCGAGATTCTGAAGAAATACTAA